In the genome of Bradyrhizobium ottawaense, the window AGCGGCCGGGCCGAGTTCGATCCGTCCGTCAACACCTACGACGTCGCGATGCGGGCGCATCTGGCGACGTTCGCCATGACGTATCGGTTTCAGTGAGGCGGCGCGAGACGGTTGCAGGATTATGCCGAGGGACATTCGCGCAGCCCGGGGCTAATCCACCCTACGACTGTGATGCAGCCTTGAACACCGCCAGCTGCGCGTCGAACGCGCGCCGGAACGCCGGCCGCGCTTCACCGCGCGCGACATAGGCGGCGATGTCAGGATATTCGTCCAGCAGGCCGGATGTGTTCAGCCGCCGCAGCACCGTCACCATCACGAGATCGCCGGCGCTGAAGGCGCCATCGAGCCAGTCGGCACCACTGATGTGGCGGGACAGTTCGCCGAGCCTGGTACGGACGCGCTCCTCGAGCATAGGCAGCCGCTCCGCGTACCAGCTCCTGTCGCGCTCGAACAGCATGGCCATGGTGAGCTCGACGATCGGCGGCTCCACCGTGCTCAGCGCGGCGAACATCCACGCGATCGCGCGGGCGCGGGCATTGGCATCCTTCGGCAGCAACCCGTCGTCGCGCTCGGCGATATGCAGCACGATCGCGCCCGACTCGAACAGAGTGAGGTCGTCGTCCTCATAGGTTGGGATCTGCCCGAACGGATGCAGCGCAAGATGCGCCGGCTGCTTCATCGCCGCGAACGAGACGAGGCGGACGTCGTAGGGCTCCAGCGCCCAGCGAACCCGCATGTCGCGCGCTTGGCCCCGGCCGCGGTCGGGGGAGCTTTCGAAGGCAGTGATGGTGGGGGGCATAAGTGGCTCCATGTGGCGCGCGTTTGGTTCGAGGACGAACGGGCAGCGCGGATTCCGACAACGGTTCGTTCCTTCTCCCGCGTGTAGCCAAACAAACGGTGTCGTCCCGGCGAACGCCGGGACCCATACCGCGTGATTTATCTGTTGCGGTTGGTCCCCTTCCCGAAACGAACAGTCTTCGCCAAACCCCTCCCTGTGGTTATGGGTCCCGGCGTTCGCCGGGACGACGGCGGAGTGTGACGCGCCGTTGTCAGCTCACCTCACGACCAATCCACGCCGCCAACTCGCGCCACGGCTCCAGAGTCCAACTCCCCGACGCAGCACCGGACGGCGAGGGCAGCACAAAAATCTCCGGCAAGCTTGCATCGCGCGGCTGCCGCCCCAGCGAAATCGCAGCCGATGCCCTGCCGTAAAACAAGCTCGCCGCCTTCTTGCTGGTGAACGCAATCGTCCGCGGCCGATACTTGTCCATCTTCGCCCTGAAGCCTGATACGTCGATCGTCTCCGCCGCGATCTGGTGATCCATCCCGGCGCCCGACTTGGAGAGATCGGTGAAGCCGATGCCGAGCGCGATCAGCGATGCGAACTCGCTTGGCTGATACCGCCGCGGCGTGATCCCGGCCTCATGGATCGCGCGCCAGAAGCGGTTGCCGGGATGGGCGTAGTAGTGCCCGACCGCGGCCGAGCGCGTCGAGGCGGCGGTGCCGACGAAGACGAGACGGAGGTTGGGGCGGAGTTGGTCGGGGAGGCGGTGGGGGGGTGCGTTCGACACGTCAGACATCCGCGGCTGTAGCTCGCATGAGGGAAGAGATATGCGGGACGACAATGACCTCGGATGTCGCTACTCTTATCCGAGCTAAGCTTGCTAGCGGTGAATTTGAGATGGCGATTGGTTTCACCCAACACCTTGATTTTAGCCCCATCATTGGATGGGAGCTCTATCAAGTGACGATCGACAAGTATCATATTATGTTTTGGTTCGAGAATGAGCATGCTTTGCTGAATGTGGCGGACCGTCTCTCATTCAAGTCCTCCGATGGCGCAGTCGATTTCTCTTACGATATCTACGGCACTCAAAAATCTCTGAATGTCGATCGCATTCTGCGGATTAAAGTTGCCGAGGCGCGAATTGTCAGTAAGGACCAGCTCGATTTGGTGTTTGAAAATGGAGACGTTCTGTCGATCTACGATAATCCGGAATTCAGATCCTGGTGGTTTCTCGGGGGGCGCCAAAACGACCCGATTAAGCACAGGACGAGTTGGTCATTTCAAATCGGGGATCTAGAGTTGGAGGATCTCACGGAGCAAGAGTACCAAGATCGACGCATCTAACGAGTCTCAAACTCTCTAACTCTGATACCGGACCCTTGCTCTCCAGTGCGCCGTTGGATCGTTCTGTGCCAAATGAAAGAGGCCAGGCTTTCGCCCGGCCTCTACGCGTCCGCGGATTACCGGATCGGCTTCCAGCGAAATTATGGGAGCGTGGCGGCTTTCCCTCACAGCACCCGATTACTCTCCTTCACCTTCTCCGCATCCAGATAAACGCTGCTGCCCATCTCCTTGAACTTCGCGCTCATCTTGGCCATGCCGTCTTCGGCGGTGCCGGCCATCGACATGCCCACCGAGTTCGGATCATTCAGCGTCGCCGCATAGTCCCGCACGTCCTGCGTGATCTTCATCGAGCAGAACTTTGGCCCGCACATCGAGCAGAAATGGGCGACCTTGTGGGCTTCCTTCGGCAGGGTCTCGTCGTGGAAGTTCTTGGCGGTGTCAGGATCGAGGCCGAGGTTGAACTGGTCGCTCCAGCGGAAGTCGAACCTCGCGCGGGAGAGGGCGTCGTCGCGGAGTTGCGCCGCCGGGTGGCCCTTGGCGAGATCGGAGGCGTGAGCTGCGATCTTGTAGGTGATGACGCCGGTCTTGACGTCGTTACGATCGGGCAGGCCGAGATGCTCCTTCGGCGTGACGTAGCAGAGCATGGCGCAGCCGAACCAGCCGATCATGGCGGCACCGATCCCTGAGGTGATGTGGTCGTAGCCCGGCGCGATGTCGGTGGTCAGCGGTCCAAGGGTGTAGAACGGTGCTTCGCCGCACTCCTTGAGCTGCTTGTCCATGTTGATCTTGATCTTGTGCATCGGCACGTGGCCGGGGCCTTCGATCATGACCTGGCAGCCCTTGTCCCATGCGATCTTGGTCAGTTCGCCGAGCGTCTCCAGCTCGGCAAATTGGGCGCGGTCGTTGGCGTCCGCGATCGAGCCCGGGCGCAGGCCGTCGCCGAGCGAGAACGAGACGTCATACTTGCGCATGAGGTCGCAGATCTCGTCGAAATGCGTATAGAGGAAGCTCTCCTTGTGATGCGCCAGGCACCACTTGGCCATGATCGAGCCGCCGCGCGAGACGATGCCGGTGACGCGGCTCGCGGTGAGATGGATGTAGGACAGGCGCACGCCGGCGTGGATGGTGAAATAGTCGACGCCCTGCTCGCACTGCTCGATCAAGGTGTCCTTGTAGAGCTCCCAGGTCAGGGCCACCGGATCGCCGTTGCACTTCTCCAGCGCCTGGTAAATCGGCACGGTGCCGATCGGCACCGGCGAGTTGCGCAAGATCCACTCGCGCGTGGTGTGGATGTTGCGCCCCGTCGAGAGGTCCATCACGGTGTCGGCGCCCCAGCGGATCGCCCACACCATCTTCTCGACCTCTTCCTCGACCGACGACGTGACGGCGGAGTTGCCGATATTGGCGTTGATCTTGGTCAGGAAGTTGCGGCCGATGATCATCGGCTCGAGCTCGCTGTGGTTGATGTTGCAGGGGATGATGGCGCGGCCGCGCGCGATCTCGTCGCGCACGAACTCCGGCGTGATGAAGGCGGGCACCGAGGCGCCGAAGCTTTCGCCGTCGGCGAGGGCTGCTTCCGCGCGCTCGAGCTGCTGCTTGCGGCCGAGGTTTTCGCGCGCGGCGACGTAGATCATCTCCTTGGTGATGATGCCGGCGCGGGCGAATTCGAGCTGGGTGATCTTGTGGCCGTCGAGGCCGCGCAGCGGCTGGTGATAGGCCGAGAAGGCGCGCGCGGCGTTGTCGGTGGAGACGCTGCCGTTGTCCTCCGGCTTGATCTGCCGGCCCTGATATTCCTCGACGCCGCCGCGCTCCAGCACCCAGGCTTTGCGATTGCGGGCAAGGCCGGCGTTGACGTCGATGGTGACGCTCGGATCGGTGTAGGGGCCGGAGGTGTCGTAGACCGGCAGGTTCGGCTCGCCGGCGCCTTCGGACAGGATGATCTCGCGCAGCGGCACGCGCAGATCGGGCGCGGCGTCGGGGGAGGCGAAGATCTTTCGCGAGGAGGGAAGGGGGCCGGTGGTGACGGCGGGGATGGTTTTTTCGGGGTTGGAGCGGATGTTCATGGAGATCCTCCGGTTTAATTCGTTGATGTCGCTGTGCGAGAGGCAATTACCGCTGTCATCCCCGCCTAGTGCGCAATCGCGCACGGGGGGCGGGGATCCAGTATTCCAGAGACTGTCGTGGGATACGGAAGAGCCGCGGCGTACTGGATCGCCCGGTCAAGCCGGGCGACGACGGCGGAGTGTGTGGAGAGAGCGTGCGCATCACGCAGCCTCCGCGGACAGGCCGAGCCACTGCCGCACGCGGGCATCGGGGTCAGCGTTTTGCGTGACGTCGCTGACCACCGCGATGGAATCCGCGCCCGCCGCAAAGATCTCCGCGGCTTGCTCGAACTTGATGCCGCCGATCGCGACCAGCGGAATGCTGCCGATGCGCTTCTTCCACTCCGTGATCTTCGGAATGCCCTGCGGCTCGAAACGCATCGATTTGAGCGTGGTGAAGAAGATCGGGCCCAGCGCGACGTAGTCGGGCTTTGCCTTGAGTGCGGTTTCAAGCTCGGCATCGTCATGGGTGGAGATGCCGAGCGAGAGGCCCGCCTCGCGGATGGACTTGAGGTCGGCTTCCGCCAGATCCTCCTGACCGAGATGCAGGTACTTCGCGCCGGCGACGACGGCGGCGCGCCAATAGTCGTTCACGACCAGCTTGGCTTGCGTGTCCTTGGTGATCCCCAGCGCGTCGGTGACGATCTGCAGCGCGTCGGCGTCGTTGAGCTCCTTGGCGCGCAGCTGGATGGTGCCGACGCCAAGCTTTGTCAGCCGCTCGACCCATTTGAGGCTGTCGACGACGGGATAAAATCGATCAGGATACGGCATGCCAGAACGGAGTCCCAACGACAGGGGTGGAGGGGGAGGCGAAGTCGCGGGCGTTCATCAGCCCGGCTTCATAAGCGGTGCGGCCGGCATCACAGCCGAGGCGGAAGGCTTTTGCCATCGCGACGGGATCGGCGGCTTTTGCAATTGCGGTGTTGAGCAGCACGGCGTCATAGCCGAGCTCGAGCGCCTCGGCCGCGTGGCTGGGAGCGCCGAGGCCGGCGTCGACCACCAGCGTGATATCGGGCAGGCGCTCGCGCATCAGTTTTAGCGCATCGCGGTTGGTTATGCCCTTGGCGCTGCCGATGGGAGCCGCCCACGGCATCACCACCTTGCAGCCGGCGTCGACCAGGCGGTTGGCGACCGAGAGATCCTCGGTGCAATAGGGGAACACTTCAAAGCCGTCCTTGATCAGGAGGCTTGCTGCTTCGACGAGGCCAACGACATCGGGCTGCAGCGTGTCGTTGTCGGCGATGACTTCGAGCTTGATCCAGCTCGTGCCGAACAATTCGCGGGCGAGCTTTGCCGTGGTCACGGCCTCGCGCACGCTGCGGCATCCCGCGGTGTTCGGCAGCACCGTGACATCGAGCTCCCGGATCAGATTCCAGAACGCGTCCCCGGTCTTGCCGCCGGCGGATTCGCGCCGCAGCGACACCGTGACGATGTTCGAGCCGGAGGCGCGGATCGCTTCCTGCATGATCGCCGGCGAGGGGTAGAGCGCGCTGCCGATCAGCAGGCGGGAGGCGAAAGTCTTGCCGTAGAAGGTCACCATGTTGACGGTGTCTCCTCAAATGCAGTTGTCATCCCCGCGAAGGCGGGGATCCATACCGCGTGATTTCTCCTGGGGCACGCGGGGAGAGACCGAGCTTCATAACCGCTCCGTGTGGTTATGGGTCCCCGCGTTCGCGGGGACGACGCGAGGATAGAGCGTGCCACCATCACCTCACCCTCCCTGCCGCGGCGTGATGATCTCGATCTCGTCGCCGGCCTTCAGTGCCGTCTCGGCCCAGCGGCTTTTCGGCACGACGTCGTAGTTGAGCGCGATCGCGAAATGCGTGCCCTCGTAGTCGAGCTCCGAGAGCAGCGCATCGACGCTTCCCGAAGTCACCTCGCGCTGCTCGCCGTTGACGATCAAACGCATTGCATCACCTCGTTGTCGATCTGGCCGCGCTCGACATAGGCAAGCGTCAGCTCGGCGAGCGCCGGCGCGATCAGGAAGCCGTGGCGATAGAGGCCGTTGACGGAGATCGTCTTGC includes:
- a CDS encoding thiazole synthase, coding for MVTFYGKTFASRLLIGSALYPSPAIMQEAIRASGSNIVTVSLRRESAGGKTGDAFWNLIRELDVTVLPNTAGCRSVREAVTTAKLARELFGTSWIKLEVIADNDTLQPDVVGLVEAASLLIKDGFEVFPYCTEDLSVANRLVDAGCKVVMPWAAPIGSAKGITNRDALKLMRERLPDITLVVDAGLGAPSHAAEALELGYDAVLLNTAIAKAADPVAMAKAFRLGCDAGRTAYEAGLMNARDFASPSTPVVGTPFWHAVS
- a CDS encoding thiamine phosphate synthase, with amino-acid sequence MPYPDRFYPVVDSLKWVERLTKLGVGTIQLRAKELNDADALQIVTDALGITKDTQAKLVVNDYWRAAVVAGAKYLHLGQEDLAEADLKSIREAGLSLGISTHDDAELETALKAKPDYVALGPIFFTTLKSMRFEPQGIPKITEWKKRIGSIPLVAIGGIKFEQAAEIFAAGADSIAVVSDVTQNADPDARVRQWLGLSAEAA
- a CDS encoding glutathione S-transferase family protein — encoded protein: MPPTITAFESSPDRGRGQARDMRVRWALEPYDVRLVSFAAMKQPAHLALHPFGQIPTYEDDDLTLFESGAIVLHIAERDDGLLPKDANARARAIAWMFAALSTVEPPIVELTMAMLFERDRSWYAERLPMLEERVRTRLGELSRHISGADWLDGAFSAGDLVMVTVLRRLNTSGLLDEYPDIAAYVARGEARPAFRRAFDAQLAVFKAASQS
- the thiC gene encoding phosphomethylpyrimidine synthase ThiC: MNIRSNPEKTIPAVTTGPLPSSRKIFASPDAAPDLRVPLREIILSEGAGEPNLPVYDTSGPYTDPSVTIDVNAGLARNRKAWVLERGGVEEYQGRQIKPEDNGSVSTDNAARAFSAYHQPLRGLDGHKITQLEFARAGIITKEMIYVAARENLGRKQQLERAEAALADGESFGASVPAFITPEFVRDEIARGRAIIPCNINHSELEPMIIGRNFLTKINANIGNSAVTSSVEEEVEKMVWAIRWGADTVMDLSTGRNIHTTREWILRNSPVPIGTVPIYQALEKCNGDPVALTWELYKDTLIEQCEQGVDYFTIHAGVRLSYIHLTASRVTGIVSRGGSIMAKWCLAHHKESFLYTHFDEICDLMRKYDVSFSLGDGLRPGSIADANDRAQFAELETLGELTKIAWDKGCQVMIEGPGHVPMHKIKINMDKQLKECGEAPFYTLGPLTTDIAPGYDHITSGIGAAMIGWFGCAMLCYVTPKEHLGLPDRNDVKTGVITYKIAAHASDLAKGHPAAQLRDDALSRARFDFRWSDQFNLGLDPDTAKNFHDETLPKEAHKVAHFCSMCGPKFCSMKITQDVRDYAATLNDPNSVGMSMAGTAEDGMAKMSAKFKEMGSSVYLDAEKVKESNRVL
- the thiS gene encoding sulfur carrier protein ThiS yields the protein MRLIVNGEQREVTSGSVDALLSELDYEGTHFAIALNYDVVPKSRWAETALKAGDEIEIITPRQGG
- a CDS encoding mismatch-specific DNA-glycosylase, with the protein product MSNAPPHRLPDQLRPNLRLVFVGTAASTRSAAVGHYYAHPGNRFWRAIHEAGITPRRYQPSEFASLIALGIGFTDLSKSGAGMDHQIAAETIDVSGFRAKMDKYRPRTIAFTSKKAASLFYGRASAAISLGRQPRDASLPEIFVLPSPSGAASGSWTLEPWRELAAWIGREVS